One genomic window of Branchiostoma lanceolatum isolate klBraLanc5 chromosome 5, klBraLanc5.hap2, whole genome shotgun sequence includes the following:
- the LOC136434376 gene encoding pyrethroid hydrolase Ces2e-like, protein MSYKEVTEIRSKSCPQTGDVSAIVQPVTDQYLDPAGSGPDDPGVIRDQYLQFLTDMYFAAPTALMAQSQSAKPVRVFQYEFQHRSSAFSFKPAYVQADHSDEVFYVLGLLFLRDNNNNNNNNNTSWKYAFSDRERQLCLDIMAYWTNFAANGDPNNQVGSPRKRSLVSWPGYMPSSKDYLRLDMTSSADVALRGTRMKFWNEAVPRMMGEDVGSSGTTESANLMVFISLCAGVLISMCICKR, encoded by the exons ATGAGCTACAAGGAAGTTACTGAGATCCGCTCCAAATCCTGTCCACAGACCGGTGATGTCAGCGCGATTGTCCAGCCGGTGACTGACCAGTACCTGGACCCGGCCGGATCCGGACCAGACGACCCCGGGGTCATCCGTGACCAGTACCTCCAGTTCCTGACAGACATGTATTTTGCGGCCCCCACGGCACTGATGGCACAGTCCCAATCAG CCAAGCCCGTCCGAGTGTTCCAGTACGAGTTCCAGCACCGTTCCTCGGCCTTCTCCTTCAAGCCGGCCTACGTGCAGGCGGACCACAGTGACGAGGTGTTCTACGTGCTGGGGTTGCTGTTCCTGcgggacaacaacaacaacaacaacaacaacaacacgtcCTGGAAGTACGCCTTCTCGGACCGGGAGAGACAGCTCTGCCTGGACATCATGGCGTACTGGACAAACTTTGCAGCGAACGG AGATCCTAACAACCAGGTGGGATCACCGCGCAAGCGCAGTCTGGTGAGCTGGCCAGGCTACATGCCGTCGTCCAAAGACTACCTCCGGCttgacatgacgtcatctgcTGACGTAGCCCTGAGAGGGACCCGGATGAAGTTTTGGAACGAGGCTGTACCGAGGATGATGGGAGAAGATGTCGGCTCCAGTGGAACAACTGAATCCGCAAACCTTATGGTGTTCATCAGTCTGTGCGCTGGTGTTCTCATAAGCATGTGCATTTGCAAAAGATAA
- the LOC136434687 gene encoding fatty acyl-CoA hydrolase precursor, medium chain-like has product MASLGTRSLYVLLTTIAASALSIRVAGCVQVSTQYGDVRGYELQTDTAVGDPVYDRLYVFKGIPYAAPPVGDLRFRPPADPRPWSGVRDATVFGRQCPQRNSTAYYPPVYGDFAYPLMTYQSEDCLSLNVFSHNISSTAGIPVMVWIHGGGLTKGSSLIWPGEAFAAHNNVVLVTINYRLGALGFLPTRDEDAPGNFGLLDQVKALEWVQGNIRNFGGDRSRVTIFGQTAGASSVSCLVMSPLATGLFHRAISESGVAVAPTLRRGDIAAAEALARAVGCSSEGYETMMACLRGKPGAELQNAEGIDILTPVVDGHFLTDTPWERSFFGLGNIALNLNRNILQKQQQNSVDYLLGTNSDEWGWLLSLPRSYVNENGMNRTVFRDVLPGDLAWIQGIFPDLTTYLMS; this is encoded by the exons GTTGTGTCCAGGTATCCACCCAGTATGGTGACGTCAGAGGGTACGAGCTGCAGACCGACACTGCGGTAGGAGACCCTGTGTACGATCGGCTGTACGTCTTCAAGGGGATTCCTTACGCCGCCCCGCCTGTCGGGGACCTCAG GTTCCGACCGCCAGCAGACCCCCGCCCCTGGAGCGGAGTCCGCGATGCGACCGTGTTCGGGCGCCAGTGTCCGCAGCGGAACAGCACCGCGTACTACCCGCCGGTGTACGGGGACTTCGCTTACCCCCTGATGACGTACCAGAGCGAGGACTGCCTCAGTCTGAACGTGTTCTCTCATAACATCAGCAGCACCGCTGGAATACCG GTGATGGTGTGGATCCATGGCGGAGGCCTGACCAAGGGCAGTTCCCTCATCTGGCCGGGCGAGGCGTTTGCAGCCCACAACAACGTGGTCCTGGTCACCATCAACTACCGGCTGGGCGCGCTGGGCTTCCTGCCCACCAGGGACGAGGACGCGCCGGGGAACTTCGGCCTCCTGGATCAG GTGAAAGCGCTGGAGTGGGTGCAGGGCAACATCCGTAACTTCGGAGGGGACCGAAGCCGGGTCACCATATTCGGGCAGACGGCGGGAGCGTCAAGCGTCTCCTGCCTCGTCATGTCGCCCCTGGCAACGGGACTGTTCCACCGCGCCATCTCCGAGAGCGGCGTAGCGGTCGCGCCCACCCTGCGGAGGGGGGACATCGCCGCTGCCGAGGCGCTGGCTCGGGCCGTCGGCTGCAGCTCGGAGGGATACGAGACCATGATGGCCTGTCTGCGAGG AAAACCCGGGGCAGAACTTCAAAATGCGGAGGGGATAGACATCCTGACACCTGTTGTAGACGGACACTTCCTGACGGACACACCCTGGGAAAGGAGCTTCTTTGGTTTGGGTAACATTGCCTTGAACCTCAATAGA AACATCCTTCAGAAGCAGCAGCAGAACAGCGTGGACTACCTCCTGGGGACGAACAGCGACGAGTGGGGCTGGCTTCTGTCGCTCCCCAGATCGTACGTGAATGAGAACGGGATGAACAGGACCGTGTTTCGGGACGTCCTGCCGGGAGACCTCGCCTGGATCCAGGGGATATTCCCG gaCCTAACCACATACTTAATGTCATGA
- the LOC136434381 gene encoding histone-lysine N-methyltransferase SUV39H2-like produces MDDIGNLKIPPDLPPEKMAAAAPDSFPACKIPCLLSREQLRKLCDKEELSFNDYAGPTWTELAVDMRKLGMKMDVIFPEMPNIDCITVLDTPSPSSASSVSLTATSASSAPAGNNNAKLPKTAMLKKRRVLDEEFEVEEILDYKRRAGQDYYFIKWQGWPPSYNTWEPKEHLQCSKLIREYHLNLKRKKLSRKNKKRKGQHQISVFMPLVAKPLFPPLTEDTLAKFKQKQSLLLWQEDLNRKCTDPGRIVVENHVDLEGPPTNFIYINDYKAGEGVVIPEDPLVGCSCTDCFESMEACCPTQTGAKFAYTKTGRIRVRPGKPIYECNKRCSCDAKCSNRVIQKGRLHNMAIFRTANGCGWGVKTLQKIKKNTFVMTYVGEVITNEEAEERGKVYDENGRTYLFDLDYNDEDAPYTVDAAVHGNISHFVNHSCNPNMTVYNVFINCLDPRLPHIALFSNKDIEAGEELTFDYLMYKGDSSDDDTPSSPMTPFVNRSPSKDQATAGKKEKERVPCRCGAENCRKYLY; encoded by the exons ATGGACGACATTGGAAATTTGAAAATTCCGCCCGACCTGCCGCCAGAAAAGATGGCGGCCGCGGCGCCCGATTCATTCCCTGCCTGCAAGATCCCGTGTCTCCTGAGCCGGGAGCAGCTCCGAAAACTCTGCGACAAGGAAGAACTCAGCTTCAACGACTACGCGGGGCCCACCTGGACCGAACTGGCTGTGGATATGAGGAAACTCGGCATGAAAATGGACGTTATTTTCCCCGAGATGCCGAACATAGACTGCATCACCGTGCTGGACACCCCCAGCCCCTCCTCCGCTTCGTCTGTCAGTCTCACCGCGACGTCTGCAAGTTCAGCTCCCGCCGGGAATAACAACGCCAAGCTGCCCAAGACGGCCATGCTCAAGAAACGGCGCGTCTTGGACGAGGAGTTCGAGGTGGAAGAGATCCTTGACTACAAGCGCCGAGCG ggtCAGGACTATTACTTCATCAAGTGGCAAGGCTGGCCTCCCTCCTACAACACCTGGGAGCCAAAAGAACACCTGCAGTGCTCCAAACTCATACGGGAGTACCACCTCAACCTCAAGAGGAAGAAACTCTCCAGAAAAAACAAGAAGCGCAAAGGCCAGCACCAAATCAGCGTCTTCATGCCTCTGGTCGCTAAGCCCCTCTTTCCTCCGCTGACTGAGGACACTCTCGCcaaattcaaacagaaacagagCCTGCTACTCTGGCAGGAAGACCTCAACAGGAAGTGCACGGATCCGGGAAGGATCGTGGTGGAAAACCACGTGGACCTGGAAGGCCCCCCGACAAACTTCATCTACATCAATGACTACAAggcgggggagggggtggtCATACCTGAAGACCCCCTGGTCGGCTGTTCGTGCACGGACTGTTTCGAGAGCATGGAGGCCTGCTGCCCGACCCAAACCGGTGCCAAGTTCGCGTACACGAAGACGGGGAGAATACGGGTCCGTCCGGGAAAGCCGATCTACGAGTGCAACAAGCGTTGCAGCTGCGACGCGAAGTGCTCCAACAGGGTGATCCAGAAGGGGCGGCTGCACAACATGGCCATCTTCAGGACGGCTAACGGCTGTGGGTGGGGCGTCAAGACGCTGCAGAAGATAAAGAAGAACACCTTTGTCATGACCTATGTTGGAGAG GTAATCACGAACGAGGAAGCTGAAGAGCGAGGGAAGGTGTATGATGAGAACGGGCGCACTTACCTGTTCGACCTGGACTACAACGATGAGGACGCCCCGTACACGGTCGACGCTGCGGTCCACGGCAACATCTCCCACTTTGTCAACCATTCT TGCAACCCCAACATGACAGTGTACAACGTGTTCATCAACTGCCTGGACCCCAGGCTGCCTCACATCGCCCTCTTCTCCAACAAGGACATCGAAGCTGGGGAGGAACTCACCTTCGACTACCTCATGTACAAAG GTGACTCCAGTGACGATGACACCCCCAGCTCACCCATGACTCCCTTTGTGAACCGCAGTCCCAGCAAAGACCAGGCAACCGCGGGGAAGAAGGAAAAGGAGAGAGTCCCCTGTAGATGTGGTGCGGAAAACTGTCGTAAATATCTGTATTAA